From Candidatus Methanoplasma cognatum, one genomic window encodes:
- the purH gene encoding bifunctional phosphoribosylaminoimidazolecarboxamide formyltransferase/IMP cyclohydrolase, producing MNLVKIRRAIVSVSDKNGVLELSKELTRIGVEIISTGGTHRLLKDNGIPVREVSDVTGFPEMLDGRVKTLHPMLHGGILARRDVPEHMAAIEDKGIMPVDMVVVNLYPFKEAVLKDGAKYEDIVENIDIGGPSMIRAAAKNYRSVAVVTNPSQYPLILEELSSGGEISEGLLEKLMLEAFIATAEYDSMIASYMSERFGEGFPASFPIPSEKVEDLRYGENPNQKAAFYKAPFAKGTTVAKSEQIHGKELSYNNILDLDKALDIALDFERPTAVVMKHTNPCGLASEDNIFDAFKTAYNVDPLSAYGCVICLNRNCDMRTAEMISQYFVEAVICPDYEPGVFDLLSKKKNIRLLRTNSPIAPSERHREFKMKKVQGGILVQTDEDVVIDPKDLKVVTERRPTQEEISALLFAWKLAKHVTSNAVVFVKGERAIGIGAGQMSRVDSAKIAAMKANEPTAGSVMASDAFFPFRDGVDEAAKAGVTAIIQPGGSIRDQEVIDAANEHNMAMVFTGCRVFRH from the coding sequence ATGAATTTGGTCAAGATAAGAAGGGCTATTGTCAGCGTTTCCGACAAGAACGGAGTGCTGGAACTCTCGAAAGAACTGACCCGGATAGGGGTCGAGATAATATCCACAGGCGGCACGCACCGGCTCCTGAAGGACAACGGGATACCTGTAAGAGAGGTGTCGGACGTAACGGGATTCCCGGAGATGCTGGACGGGCGCGTGAAGACCCTTCACCCCATGCTGCACGGCGGCATCCTTGCCAGGAGGGACGTCCCGGAGCACATGGCCGCAATTGAGGATAAAGGAATAATGCCGGTCGACATGGTCGTCGTGAACCTGTATCCGTTCAAGGAGGCCGTCCTCAAGGACGGAGCGAAGTACGAGGATATCGTAGAGAACATCGATATAGGCGGCCCCAGCATGATAAGGGCGGCGGCAAAGAATTACAGATCGGTCGCGGTGGTCACGAACCCCAGCCAATATCCCCTGATACTGGAAGAGCTGAGCTCCGGAGGGGAGATATCCGAAGGCTTGCTCGAGAAGCTGATGCTTGAGGCGTTCATCGCGACCGCCGAGTATGATTCAATGATAGCCTCATACATGTCTGAAAGGTTCGGCGAGGGATTCCCCGCATCGTTCCCTATCCCGTCCGAGAAGGTGGAGGACCTCAGGTACGGAGAGAACCCGAACCAGAAAGCGGCGTTCTACAAAGCACCGTTCGCAAAAGGCACCACCGTGGCCAAGTCGGAACAGATCCACGGAAAGGAATTGTCGTACAACAACATACTCGATCTGGACAAAGCTCTGGATATCGCTTTGGATTTCGAAAGGCCCACGGCCGTGGTCATGAAGCACACCAATCCCTGCGGTCTCGCCTCGGAAGATAACATATTCGATGCGTTCAAAACGGCGTACAACGTCGATCCGTTATCCGCGTACGGCTGCGTCATTTGCCTGAACCGCAACTGCGACATGAGAACGGCGGAGATGATATCGCAGTATTTTGTCGAGGCCGTGATATGCCCCGACTATGAGCCGGGCGTGTTCGATCTTCTGTCGAAGAAGAAGAACATACGTCTCCTTAGGACGAACTCCCCGATCGCGCCGTCGGAGAGGCACAGGGAGTTCAAGATGAAGAAGGTCCAGGGAGGGATACTCGTTCAGACCGACGAGGATGTGGTTATAGATCCCAAGGACCTCAAGGTGGTCACGGAGCGCCGGCCGACCCAGGAGGAGATATCCGCGCTGCTTTTTGCCTGGAAGCTTGCCAAACACGTGACGTCGAACGCAGTCGTCTTCGTAAAAGGGGAAAGGGCGATAGGCATCGGCGCGGGACAGATGAGCCGTGTGGATTCCGCGAAGATAGCGGCGATGAAAGCGAATGAGCCCACGGCAGGGTCGGTGATGGCGTCAGACGCGTTCTTCCCATTCAGGGACGGCGTGGACGAAGCCGCGAAAGCGGGCGTGACGGCGATCATACAGCCAGGCGGGAGCATAAGGGACCAAGAGGTAATAGACGCGGCCAATGAGCACAATATGGCGATGGTCTTCACGGGCTGCAGAGTGTTCAGGCACTGA
- a CDS encoding MBL fold metallo-hydrolase produces the protein MIMKFRFLGGADVVGRMGMTIEGDNKTMLVEYGMSPTKPPEYPLVPPRVDHLFLTHCHLDHCGMVPSVCGRDKCEVFTTPLSAEITEIMLYDSLKIATAEGYSEPYTIGDVERTLNLVVPFTFKDTIELGNTDVTLHSAGHVPGAAMFEFKYDNSTVYTGDLHTANQKLVFGAKPVKCKNLIIEGTYGGRNHPSRDETADAFIAKIDEVIDRGGTVIVPCFAVGRTQEIMIILKDLGYEMWVDGMGKSVTELFLSYPEYLRDPRTMRSAKKTFREVRNANMRKHSVKGQIIVTTGGMLDGGPVLGYLRTLKDDPKNAILLVGYQAEDTNGRLLLETGSIILDGEMVKIKCEIAKYDFSAHAGHDELVEFAKKCDPDNIVLMHSETRELFLPDLQDYNVILPELGKVFELDV, from the coding sequence ATGATAATGAAATTTAGATTTCTCGGCGGCGCGGACGTGGTCGGCCGCATGGGAATGACGATAGAAGGCGATAATAAGACCATGCTTGTCGAATACGGCATGAGTCCGACGAAACCACCCGAATACCCACTAGTGCCGCCAAGGGTCGACCACCTGTTCCTGACGCACTGTCATTTGGACCACTGCGGCATGGTTCCGTCCGTATGCGGAAGGGATAAATGCGAAGTGTTCACGACCCCGCTCTCTGCGGAGATAACGGAGATCATGCTTTACGACAGTCTCAAGATCGCAACGGCCGAAGGATATAGCGAACCTTACACCATCGGCGACGTGGAGAGAACACTGAACCTGGTGGTGCCTTTCACGTTCAAGGACACCATCGAGCTCGGGAACACTGATGTCACGCTCCACTCGGCGGGCCACGTCCCCGGGGCGGCCATGTTCGAATTCAAATACGACAACAGCACGGTGTACACCGGCGACCTGCACACCGCGAACCAGAAGCTTGTCTTCGGGGCCAAACCCGTGAAATGCAAGAACCTGATAATCGAAGGTACGTACGGCGGCAGGAACCACCCCTCGCGGGATGAGACGGCCGACGCGTTCATAGCGAAGATTGACGAAGTGATAGACAGGGGAGGGACGGTGATAGTCCCGTGTTTTGCGGTCGGCAGGACGCAGGAGATAATGATCATACTGAAGGACCTCGGATACGAGATGTGGGTCGACGGGATGGGTAAATCGGTCACGGAACTCTTCCTGAGCTATCCGGAATACCTGAGGGATCCGCGCACCATGCGAAGTGCCAAGAAGACATTCAGAGAAGTGAGGAACGCGAACATGAGGAAACACTCTGTGAAAGGGCAGATCATCGTCACGACCGGCGGAATGCTTGACGGCGGCCCGGTGCTTGGGTATCTGAGGACCCTCAAGGACGATCCGAAGAACGCCATACTCCTTGTCGGCTACCAGGCGGAGGACACGAACGGGAGGCTCCTTCTCGAGACCGGAAGCATCATCCTCGACGGAGAGATGGTGAAGATCAAATGCGAGATCGCGAAGTATGACTTCTCCGCTCACGCGGGCCACGACGAACTTGTGGAGTTCGCAAAGAAATGCGACCCGGACAACATAGTCTTGATGCACTCCGAAACAAGAGAGCTCTTCCTCCCGGACCTTCAGGATTACAATGTCATCCTTCCCGAACTGGGAAAGGTATTCGAGCTGGATGTCTGA
- the nadC gene encoding carboxylating nicotinate-nucleotide diphosphorylase yields MSEMDLRPFLEEDVGSGDITTGIFVPDVPGRARIVCEEDAVVAGLEEAAEIFRLLGVSSSQTAADGERVPKNTEVLILEGPLRGILTGERIALNFLMRMSGIATETDSAVRMVREKDPCMRIAGTRKTTPGFRYFEKKAVALGGGWPHRSGLYDMVMIKDNHIVACGGVENALSLLSDVPEGVKIEIEVSNIDDGVLAAKAGADIIMADHMSPSDTKELRNRARSVSENVLVEASGNITKENAADFAGCADIVSLGSLTHSPKAVHFSLDVEERS; encoded by the coding sequence ATGTCTGAGATGGACCTCAGACCATTCCTGGAAGAGGATGTGGGGTCCGGAGACATAACGACGGGCATCTTCGTCCCAGACGTTCCCGGGAGGGCGCGCATAGTATGCGAGGAGGATGCCGTGGTCGCCGGTCTGGAGGAGGCGGCGGAGATATTCAGACTGCTCGGCGTATCCTCTTCACAGACGGCGGCCGACGGGGAAAGGGTACCGAAGAACACCGAGGTCCTGATTCTCGAGGGTCCCCTCCGGGGGATACTGACCGGGGAAAGGATAGCCCTCAACTTCCTGATGAGAATGAGCGGGATAGCCACCGAGACCGATTCCGCCGTAAGGATGGTCAGAGAGAAGGACCCATGCATGAGAATAGCCGGGACTCGGAAGACCACTCCGGGGTTCAGATATTTTGAGAAGAAGGCCGTCGCTCTGGGCGGCGGGTGGCCCCACAGATCCGGCCTCTATGACATGGTAATGATCAAAGACAACCACATAGTTGCCTGCGGCGGCGTCGAAAACGCTCTGAGTCTTCTATCCGACGTGCCTGAAGGCGTTAAAATAGAGATAGAAGTGTCGAACATTGATGACGGCGTCCTTGCCGCAAAAGCGGGAGCCGATATCATCATGGCCGATCATATGTCTCCCTCCGACACGAAGGAACTGAGGAATAGGGCCAGATCGGTCAGCGAGAACGTGCTGGTCGAGGCCTCCGGCAATATAACCAAAGAGAATGCCGCCGACTTTGCGGGCTGTGCGGACATCGTTTCCCTGGGCTCCCTGACACATTCCCCGAAGGCTGTGCACTTCTCACTGGATGTTGAGGAAAGGTCTTAA
- a CDS encoding DUF3784 domain-containing protein: MIRGRWKGALAMGLLWAAVIAAVMLCIPEDDWGMMVWLWPLFSSIVMVCGIGVYLGGYMLLAGFNTMSKDERSAFDMEKVTSFTGASLVLLSYVFFLSWPSSVFYGPMMFWVMTVAFVAGVVFMAVFLNTGRFKVDPPKRS; encoded by the coding sequence ATGATCAGAGGCCGGTGGAAAGGTGCCCTGGCGATGGGACTGCTGTGGGCCGCCGTCATAGCGGCGGTGATGTTGTGCATCCCCGAGGACGACTGGGGCATGATGGTGTGGCTCTGGCCGCTCTTCTCGTCGATCGTCATGGTATGCGGGATAGGGGTGTACCTGGGCGGCTATATGCTGCTGGCTGGATTCAACACAATGTCCAAAGACGAACGGTCGGCCTTCGACATGGAGAAGGTCACGTCCTTCACGGGGGCCTCCCTTGTCCTGCTGTCATATGTGTTCTTCCTCTCATGGCCGTCATCCGTGTTTTACGGCCCCATGATGTTCTGGGTGATGACCGTCGCATTCGTTGCGGGGGTCGTTTTCATGGCCGTATTCCTCAACACGGGAAGGTTCAAGGTCGACCCGCCGAAAAGATCCTGA
- a CDS encoding exosome complex RNA-binding protein Csl4, with translation MTDNTEVFPGDEVAVEEEYLASDGTFASDGKIYASQIGILELDDDECVARVISPNPPNILKTGDIVYAIVADIRNTMATADVVAKEGTRRGLGGETYATIHVSKISQGYTDDVSKELRKGDFIRAKVTSTSPSLQLMTRDDHFGVIRSLCGACKTELVKKGRGLYCTNCERSFLRKLADDYGDVKL, from the coding sequence ATGACAGACAACACGGAAGTATTCCCCGGCGACGAGGTCGCCGTGGAGGAGGAATATCTGGCCTCCGACGGGACATTCGCGAGCGACGGAAAGATATATGCGTCGCAGATCGGGATCCTTGAGCTGGACGATGATGAATGCGTCGCCAGGGTCATATCCCCCAACCCCCCCAACATCCTGAAAACGGGAGACATAGTATATGCCATAGTGGCAGACATCAGGAACACCATGGCCACTGCGGACGTCGTCGCGAAAGAAGGCACCAGAAGAGGACTGGGCGGGGAGACCTACGCAACCATACACGTATCCAAGATATCGCAGGGCTACACCGATGACGTTTCGAAAGAACTGAGAAAAGGAGACTTCATACGAGCGAAGGTCACCAGCACCTCCCCCTCTCTCCAGCTCATGACCAGGGATGACCACTTCGGAGTGATAAGATCGCTCTGCGGGGCATGCAAAACAGAACTCGTCAAAAAAGGAAGGGGGTTGTACTGCACGAACTGCGAACGCTCGTTCCTCAGGAAACTTGCTGACGATTACGGTGATGTAAAATTATGA
- a CDS encoding METTL5 family protein — translation MKKKDLEIELEKVPRFEDPDPSLEQYMTPASIAADVLFGAYARGDVKGLKVMDLGCGTGMLSFGSWMLGAGAVVGYDVSQRAIDLATAHAASVGAEITFAVSDVNEVHEEADTVVMNPPFGCQNRRADRDFLKKAMASAECVYSFHMAETLDFVTEYVKKHNREIVYNKMYKYDIHNTFTFHSKEKHSVDIVVVNIR, via the coding sequence ATGAAAAAGAAGGACCTTGAGATAGAGCTGGAGAAAGTTCCGAGGTTCGAGGACCCCGACCCCTCGCTTGAGCAATACATGACCCCTGCCTCAATAGCCGCCGACGTCCTTTTCGGCGCTTATGCAAGGGGGGATGTCAAAGGCCTCAAGGTTATGGACCTGGGGTGCGGGACCGGAATGCTCTCGTTCGGTTCGTGGATGCTCGGCGCAGGGGCTGTCGTAGGGTACGATGTCTCTCAGAGAGCGATCGACCTCGCGACCGCCCACGCCGCCTCGGTGGGCGCAGAGATAACGTTCGCGGTGTCGGACGTGAACGAAGTTCATGAGGAGGCGGACACCGTCGTCATGAACCCGCCCTTCGGCTGTCAGAACCGCCGCGCCGACAGGGATTTCCTGAAGAAAGCGATGGCGTCCGCCGAATGCGTGTACTCTTTCCACATGGCGGAGACGCTTGATTTTGTCACTGAGTACGTGAAAAAACACAACCGAGAAATAGTCTACAATAAAATGTATAAGTACGATATCCATAATACATTCACGTTCCACAGTAAAGAGAAGCACAGCGTTGACATTGTGGTCGTCAACATAAGGTGA
- a CDS encoding transcription factor S encodes MFCSACGSMMFPKEEVYVCNSCGFTKEKGGRAQVFVTDSEDRETTVITENIATLPKTRITCPECNNSEAYFVLRQTRSADEPETRIYRCCKCNHSWREY; translated from the coding sequence TTGTTCTGTTCCGCATGCGGCTCGATGATGTTCCCGAAGGAAGAAGTATATGTTTGTAACTCGTGCGGCTTCACCAAAGAGAAAGGAGGCAGGGCGCAGGTTTTCGTGACCGACTCCGAAGACAGAGAAACGACCGTCATAACCGAGAATATCGCCACTCTTCCGAAGACACGCATAACCTGTCCCGAATGCAACAATTCCGAGGCATACTTCGTGTTAAGACAGACGCGTTCGGCCGATGAACCGGAGACAAGGATATACAGATGCTGCAAATGCAATCACTCGTGGAGAGAATACTGA
- a CDS encoding tRNA 4-thiouridine(8) synthase ThiI, with product MKLLALISGGIDSPVAAYLMDRIGADVILLHMDNRPFADDVSIEKIGELAERLRAVTGSPFPLYSAPHGISQERISKTCDRNYQCVLCKRTMLRTAQELSSRLGCGGIVMGDSLGQVASQTLKNLRYVSSGLKMPVVRPLIGYDKIEIEAVAKEIGTYDISIKRSVGCSIVPSKPVTEADLNKMAGFDVSSGIDELVSNAAENTIRLS from the coding sequence TTGAAGCTCCTCGCTTTGATATCCGGAGGCATCGATTCCCCGGTCGCGGCTTACCTGATGGATAGGATCGGTGCGGACGTCATACTCCTGCACATGGACAACCGCCCTTTTGCGGATGATGTCTCGATAGAAAAGATCGGGGAACTGGCGGAGCGGCTGAGAGCCGTTACCGGTTCACCCTTCCCCCTCTACTCCGCTCCTCACGGGATATCGCAGGAGAGGATATCAAAGACCTGCGACCGCAATTATCAGTGCGTCCTCTGCAAAAGGACCATGCTCAGGACCGCCCAGGAGCTTTCTTCCCGGCTCGGCTGCGGCGGGATCGTCATGGGCGACTCTCTGGGGCAGGTGGCCTCGCAGACACTGAAGAACCTGAGATACGTGAGCAGCGGCCTTAAGATGCCTGTCGTAAGGCCTCTCATCGGATATGACAAGATCGAGATAGAGGCCGTCGCAAAAGAGATCGGAACTTACGATATCTCTATCAAAAGATCTGTCGGTTGTTCGATAGTGCCGTCCAAACCCGTCACGGAGGCCGACCTGAATAAAATGGCGGGATTCGACGTATCATCCGGAATTGACGAACTTGTGTCGAACGCTGCCGAAAATACGATAAGATTGTCCTGA
- a CDS encoding ATP-dependent DNA helicase, whose product MNEDPKAADIFPYEYRGGQRDMADLIRDTVRNGASVVIESGTGTGKTVVSLTGALEAVFGTGNKVIYLTRTKSQQKQIIHEAKAISGKRPLVCIGVQGRSIHTCPMMSKDPENETGTSEELSRLCSEYKKDAGDGRPCRYYENIGSIDLPALLGFVRDEHPEPEKFAEYCLGKGICPYETVKHLMKHADVVAAPYSFIFMPHILERFLEWAGTPLSGMAMIVDEAHNLPDYLREVMTLEYGSKAMALAEKEAREWNDPEIHAGLSVTDIIAVLRDCLDEALSQYLTGDDGMIPSTFLQDELMERLGMSSRSLSMVYKGLMDQGEMIADIKKARKKLPRSYIRSLGAFLSAWNTADEETNIFLIAGGENPKFQAYCLDPREAAEPLRSCLSSVHMSGTLAPLSDHSREIGLEDAVERVFPSPFPPENLKILYVDDVSTKFDEFNNIPEVYLRMKDHLVSLVRTVNRNTAVFFPSYAVMERFLADDIMEGMGKDVFIERRGMTQPELMEEVSQFRLSEGSVLFAITGGRISEGLDFPDKDMEMAVLVGIPYPKPTARQEALRRYFDMVFGNGWEHSSKIPAMRKMRQAIGRLIRSGTDRGVAVILDRRVFNLEDIKAELTGDPCGDATEFFLNRQR is encoded by the coding sequence ATGAACGAAGATCCCAAGGCCGCAGATATCTTCCCCTATGAATACAGAGGGGGGCAGAGAGATATGGCGGACCTCATAAGGGATACCGTGAGGAACGGAGCCTCGGTCGTGATCGAGTCAGGGACCGGCACCGGTAAGACCGTGGTCTCGCTGACGGGCGCTTTGGAGGCTGTTTTTGGGACCGGCAATAAAGTGATCTATCTCACAAGGACGAAGTCCCAGCAGAAGCAGATAATACATGAGGCCAAAGCAATATCCGGAAAGAGGCCGCTTGTCTGCATAGGGGTTCAGGGCAGGAGCATACACACATGCCCGATGATGTCCAAGGACCCGGAGAACGAGACCGGAACGTCCGAGGAATTGTCGAGGCTGTGTTCGGAGTACAAAAAGGATGCCGGCGACGGCAGGCCGTGCAGATATTATGAGAACATAGGCAGCATCGATCTGCCGGCCCTGCTCGGGTTTGTCAGGGATGAGCACCCGGAGCCTGAGAAATTCGCAGAATACTGTCTTGGTAAAGGGATATGCCCATATGAGACGGTAAAGCATCTTATGAAGCACGCGGACGTCGTCGCGGCGCCGTATTCTTTCATATTCATGCCGCACATCCTGGAAAGGTTCCTTGAATGGGCTGGGACGCCCCTTTCCGGTATGGCGATGATAGTCGACGAAGCGCACAACCTTCCTGACTATCTGAGGGAGGTAATGACTCTGGAATACGGCTCGAAGGCGATGGCCCTCGCAGAGAAGGAGGCGCGGGAATGGAATGATCCGGAGATCCACGCCGGCCTTTCGGTGACTGACATCATAGCGGTGTTAAGGGACTGTCTCGATGAGGCGCTGTCCCAATATCTCACGGGCGACGACGGGATGATACCTTCCACCTTCCTCCAGGATGAGCTGATGGAGAGGCTTGGGATGTCGTCGCGTTCCCTCAGTATGGTATACAAAGGCCTTATGGATCAGGGGGAGATGATCGCCGACATCAAAAAAGCAAGGAAGAAGCTGCCCAGATCCTACATAAGGTCTCTCGGGGCCTTCCTTTCCGCCTGGAACACAGCGGATGAGGAAACGAACATATTTCTTATCGCGGGGGGAGAGAACCCGAAGTTCCAGGCGTACTGCCTTGATCCGAGGGAAGCGGCGGAGCCTCTCAGGTCATGCTTGTCGTCGGTACATATGTCAGGTACGCTGGCGCCGCTGTCAGACCACTCCAGAGAGATAGGCCTGGAAGATGCGGTCGAGCGTGTATTCCCGTCCCCGTTCCCGCCGGAGAACCTCAAGATACTGTATGTCGATGACGTATCGACGAAGTTCGACGAATTCAACAACATACCGGAAGTGTATCTCAGGATGAAGGATCATTTGGTCTCTCTTGTCAGAACAGTCAACAGGAACACGGCGGTCTTCTTTCCGTCATATGCGGTGATGGAGAGATTCCTCGCCGACGATATAATGGAAGGGATGGGAAAGGATGTCTTCATAGAAAGAAGGGGAATGACCCAGCCGGAGCTTATGGAGGAGGTTTCTCAATTCAGGCTTTCGGAAGGAAGCGTCCTTTTCGCGATCACAGGCGGAAGAATAAGCGAAGGGCTGGACTTCCCCGACAAGGATATGGAGATGGCGGTGCTGGTCGGGATCCCGTATCCCAAGCCGACAGCCAGGCAGGAAGCGCTGAGAAGGTACTTTGACATGGTGTTCGGCAACGGATGGGAACACTCGTCTAAGATCCCGGCGATGAGGAAGATGAGACAGGCGATAGGCAGGCTCATCAGGTCCGGCACGGACAGAGGCGTCGCGGTCATCCTGGACCGCAGGGTCTTCAATCTTGAGGACATAAAAGCGGAGCTGACGGGTGACCCGTGCGGGGACGCGACGGAATTCTTTCTCAATAGGCAAAGATAA
- a CDS encoding FMN-binding glutamate synthase family protein produces the protein MSIENSKSTTGTAIRVKDPCPINGMCPVCIEDCNVLCEVGKGALRGREVLYPSPEHFGKSTAASNKDYFLDWSHFQIMAELLGAKGIEPDPDVAFFENVDISTTVGSKGKNPISMKLPVHIAGLGSTAVAKNNWKELAGGAAIAGVSEVIGENVCGMDSDSVYSNGKVQSSPDLAFRVSSYTDHWDGKNGRIVLQTNVEDTRGGVDDYGLSKLNVEVIERKWGQGAKAIGGEVRLSTLERALELKSRGYIVMPDPEDPEVQAAFKAGVFKTFERHSRVGFPDERSFLEDIESLRQKGAKNVFLKTGAYKPEVVAFTMKCASEAKIDLLTFDAAGGGTGMSPVSHMNELSSPGIWLFSQVMACAKELKKQGRFVPDLSFAGGFINETQMYKAFALSDMGDGPLVRSIGMCRGPIAAAVKGKHFAELAAKGQLPSSFSEHYGSDPNKFFIGAIGLQERFPGKKIGTDIPWGAVSLYTYFNDRLGEGLKQLMAGTRKFKLQCIENEDIVTLSEYASKVSGVETLDARAARVMKSLL, from the coding sequence ATGTCGATAGAGAACTCTAAATCAACCACAGGAACGGCGATCCGAGTTAAGGATCCGTGTCCGATAAACGGAATGTGCCCCGTCTGCATCGAAGACTGTAATGTCCTCTGCGAGGTCGGGAAAGGCGCGCTGAGAGGAAGAGAGGTGCTTTACCCAAGCCCCGAACACTTCGGAAAATCAACAGCCGCCTCCAACAAGGACTATTTCTTGGACTGGTCTCACTTCCAGATCATGGCGGAGCTGCTGGGTGCGAAAGGCATCGAGCCGGACCCCGACGTGGCGTTCTTCGAGAATGTAGACATCTCGACCACAGTAGGCTCGAAGGGGAAGAACCCGATAAGCATGAAGCTGCCCGTACACATCGCGGGCCTCGGCTCTACGGCAGTTGCGAAGAACAACTGGAAAGAACTGGCCGGAGGCGCGGCGATAGCGGGAGTAAGCGAGGTCATCGGAGAGAACGTATGCGGGATGGATTCCGATTCGGTGTACTCCAACGGAAAAGTGCAGTCCTCGCCGGACCTGGCCTTCCGCGTGAGCTCTTACACGGACCACTGGGACGGCAAGAACGGACGGATAGTCCTGCAGACGAATGTCGAGGACACCCGTGGCGGCGTGGACGACTACGGATTATCGAAGCTGAATGTGGAGGTTATAGAGAGGAAATGGGGACAGGGAGCGAAGGCCATCGGCGGAGAGGTAAGGCTCAGCACGCTGGAGAGGGCGCTTGAGCTCAAGTCCCGCGGATACATAGTGATGCCTGACCCGGAGGACCCGGAGGTACAGGCCGCTTTCAAAGCGGGGGTGTTCAAGACTTTCGAGAGGCACAGCCGCGTCGGATTCCCCGATGAGCGGTCCTTCCTTGAAGATATAGAGAGCCTGAGGCAGAAGGGCGCCAAGAATGTATTCCTGAAAACCGGAGCATACAAACCGGAGGTTGTGGCGTTCACGATGAAGTGCGCTTCCGAGGCGAAGATAGATCTTCTCACTTTCGACGCCGCCGGAGGCGGAACGGGAATGTCCCCGGTCAGCCACATGAATGAGCTCAGCTCCCCCGGGATATGGCTGTTCAGCCAGGTGATGGCATGCGCCAAAGAGCTTAAGAAGCAGGGAAGGTTCGTTCCGGACCTGTCATTCGCCGGAGGTTTCATCAACGAGACTCAAATGTACAAAGCGTTCGCGCTGTCCGACATGGGCGACGGCCCGCTGGTCAGATCGATAGGGATGTGCAGAGGACCCATAGCCGCGGCGGTGAAGGGAAAGCACTTCGCGGAACTCGCGGCAAAGGGACAGCTTCCCTCATCCTTCTCGGAACATTACGGGAGCGATCCGAACAAGTTCTTCATAGGCGCGATAGGACTGCAAGAGAGGTTCCCCGGCAAGAAGATAGGGACCGACATCCCCTGGGGGGCGGTCAGTCTGTACACCTATTTCAACGACAGGCTGGGAGAGGGACTCAAACAGCTCATGGCCGGAACCCGCAAGTTCAAGCTTCAATGCATAGAGAACGAAGACATCGTCACTCTGTCCGAATATGCAAGCAAGGTCTCCGGGGTGGAGACGCTTGACGCAAGAGCTGCCAGAGTTATGAAATCACTTCTCTAA
- a CDS encoding Fic family protein, producing MRRYDYSFIKDIRIRADTVGLTKGIEAFRIREEDRKKSNREAFTALESIARIQSIKGSNEIEGIVTTDRRIEEIVNKNSAPLNHSEMEIAGYRDVLDTVHKEHMSMDLSEGLILDMHRMMMSYTPNGGGRYKTSDNVIMEVDQHGARRVRFRPTPSEETKEAMEQLILAYVDAKDDSSIDPIFLIPCVILDFLCIHPFPDGNGRMSRLLSLLLMYRNGIDVGKYISFEGQINEHKGSYYESLRASSDGWHDNSNDYLPFIENFIFTLFVCYRELERRFDVVGEKKANKGNRIEAAVKNSVPSISKKEIMELLPDISQATIEAKLSELQKQGRVRKTGSYKDAKYVWIR from the coding sequence ATGCGGCGCTACGACTACTCCTTCATAAAAGACATCAGAATACGGGCGGACACCGTGGGGCTCACCAAAGGGATCGAGGCATTCAGGATAAGAGAAGAAGACAGGAAGAAGAGCAACCGGGAGGCGTTCACCGCCCTGGAATCAATTGCGAGGATCCAATCAATCAAGGGTTCCAATGAGATTGAGGGGATTGTGACGACGGACAGGCGCATTGAGGAGATAGTCAACAAGAACAGCGCGCCTCTCAACCACAGCGAGATGGAGATAGCCGGATACAGAGACGTCCTGGACACGGTACACAAAGAGCACATGTCAATGGATTTGAGCGAAGGGCTGATACTGGATATGCACAGGATGATGATGTCCTACACGCCTAACGGCGGAGGGAGGTACAAAACAAGCGATAACGTCATAATGGAGGTCGACCAGCACGGGGCCAGACGAGTGAGGTTCAGGCCGACCCCGTCGGAGGAGACGAAGGAGGCAATGGAACAGCTCATCCTCGCGTACGTCGACGCAAAGGACGACAGCAGCATAGACCCAATCTTCCTCATCCCGTGCGTCATCCTGGACTTCCTGTGCATACACCCCTTCCCTGATGGCAACGGGCGGATGTCCAGACTCCTGTCCCTCCTCCTGATGTATAGGAACGGTATCGATGTTGGTAAGTACATATCGTTCGAGGGGCAGATCAACGAACACAAAGGGAGTTATTACGAGTCCCTCAGGGCATCGTCGGATGGCTGGCACGATAACAGCAACGACTACCTCCCATTCATAGAGAACTTCATTTTCACGCTGTTCGTCTGCTATAGGGAATTAGAGAGGCGGTTTGATGTGGTGGGGGAGAAGAAAGCGAACAAAGGCAACCGCATAGAAGCGGCCGTGAAAAACAGTGTCCCATCCATTTCTAAAAAGGAGATCATGGAACTCCTGCCTGACATAAGCCAGGCGACCATCGAAGCAAAGCTGTCCGAGCTTCAGAAGCAAGGAAGGGTCAGGAAGACAGGAAGCTACAAAGACGCTAAGTACGTATGGATAAGATGA